Proteins co-encoded in one Leucobacter exalbidus genomic window:
- a CDS encoding alpha/beta fold hydrolase → MDDRSTQLPKLPTAVSTRDVNGVRLGIESFGNATAPLILCVGGTTMFSWPDALCEKLARGGRYVVRYDLRDAGASTTGDAESPQYTLRDLAADAVALAGNLSDRPAHLAGIGVGGFVAQVAALDHPASFSALTLIGTRPVAPGPTDPDLPDHDQATMSQLFSRPGPDWEDRASVVEYAAQGATILGNDPDPAREIAGRIWDRTPAGIAGAHPANQLGTVFARLDCKPRWRERLGEIALPTLVAHGRRDPFFPVGNGEALAREIPDARLLVLEGSSTVISETDVARVAAAMLGLQEH, encoded by the coding sequence ATGGACGACCGATCAACGCAGCTGCCAAAGTTGCCAACCGCCGTTTCCACGCGTGACGTCAACGGGGTGCGGCTCGGTATCGAGTCGTTCGGCAATGCCACCGCACCGCTGATTCTGTGCGTGGGCGGCACCACGATGTTCTCGTGGCCCGATGCCCTCTGCGAGAAGCTCGCCCGGGGCGGCCGGTACGTGGTGCGGTATGACCTGCGAGACGCCGGCGCCTCAACGACCGGGGATGCAGAGTCGCCCCAGTACACCCTGCGCGATCTCGCCGCCGATGCGGTTGCTCTCGCGGGCAACCTGAGCGACCGTCCAGCTCATCTCGCGGGGATTGGGGTGGGCGGGTTCGTGGCACAGGTTGCCGCGCTCGACCACCCGGCGTCGTTTTCAGCCCTCACGCTCATCGGCACCCGGCCGGTCGCTCCGGGCCCGACTGATCCAGACCTCCCCGATCACGACCAGGCCACGATGAGCCAGTTATTTTCGCGGCCCGGGCCTGATTGGGAGGATCGGGCCTCGGTTGTCGAGTACGCGGCGCAGGGTGCCACGATTCTGGGGAATGATCCGGATCCCGCCCGTGAGATTGCCGGGCGTATTTGGGACCGCACGCCAGCGGGAATAGCCGGTGCGCACCCGGCCAATCAGCTCGGCACGGTCTTCGCGCGCCTCGATTGCAAGCCCCGGTGGCGCGAGCGGCTGGGTGAGATTGCCCTGCCGACGCTGGTGGCACACGGCCGCCGCGACCCGTTCTTTCCCGTGGGTAACGGTGAAGCTCTTGCGCGCGAGATCCCCGACGCGCGACTTTTAGTGCTTGAAGGTTCGTCGACGGTGATTTCTGAAACCGATGTGGCCCGGGTCGCAGCGGCGATGCTGGGGCTGCAAGAACACTGA
- the mshC gene encoding cysteine--1-D-myo-inosityl 2-amino-2-deoxy-alpha-D-glucopyranoside ligase, translated as MRTWTPPEIPAVPGEGIVPKLFNTATGRLEHPAIADGKALLYVCGITPYDATHLGHAFTYLAFDIMQRAWRDAGIETVYAQNITDIDDPLLERAEATGVDWRSLAEDQIGLFRSDMYRMGMIPPEHYIAVTEHIDEIAQAVLELRERGFAYAVPTADAEGEDIYFDSAAAERDSQWRLGDVAPYDQATMLQLSAERGGDPERPGKRGALDPLLWRAARDGEPSWESPVGQGRPGWHIECSVIATGALGGAFTVQGGGSDLIFPHHEYTAAHATALSGTPLAHAYCHAGLVGYQGHKMSKSRGNLVFVSKLLDGGACPSAIRLGLLAHHYRSEWEWNDADLDTATRRLDAWKAGLARHSDDAVSSATVVQQLRAALANDLDTPVMLATLDAALDRGVDDPALIDAAVQALLGVELNPKA; from the coding sequence GTGAGAACCTGGACCCCACCCGAGATCCCCGCGGTGCCCGGCGAGGGCATCGTGCCCAAGCTGTTCAACACGGCCACGGGTCGCCTCGAGCACCCGGCCATCGCCGATGGCAAGGCGCTGCTGTACGTCTGCGGCATCACCCCGTATGACGCGACCCACCTCGGGCACGCGTTCACCTACCTCGCGTTCGACATCATGCAGCGTGCCTGGCGCGACGCCGGCATCGAGACGGTGTATGCCCAAAACATCACCGACATCGATGACCCGCTGCTCGAGCGCGCCGAGGCCACGGGCGTGGACTGGCGCAGCCTCGCCGAAGACCAGATCGGGCTCTTTCGCTCCGACATGTACCGCATGGGCATGATTCCGCCCGAGCACTACATCGCGGTCACCGAGCACATCGACGAGATCGCGCAGGCGGTGCTTGAGCTGCGTGAGCGCGGCTTCGCATACGCCGTGCCCACGGCCGACGCTGAGGGCGAAGACATCTACTTCGACTCGGCCGCGGCAGAGCGCGACTCGCAGTGGCGGCTGGGCGACGTCGCCCCCTATGACCAGGCCACCATGCTGCAGCTGAGCGCTGAGCGCGGCGGCGACCCCGAGCGGCCAGGTAAGCGCGGCGCGCTCGATCCGCTGCTGTGGCGCGCGGCCCGCGACGGCGAACCGAGCTGGGAGAGCCCGGTGGGCCAGGGGCGCCCCGGCTGGCACATCGAGTGCTCAGTCATCGCGACGGGTGCCCTCGGCGGTGCCTTCACGGTGCAGGGCGGCGGCAGCGACCTGATCTTCCCGCACCACGAGTACACGGCCGCGCACGCGACCGCGCTGTCGGGCACCCCGCTCGCGCATGCCTACTGCCACGCCGGCCTGGTGGGTTACCAGGGCCACAAGATGTCAAAGTCGCGCGGCAACCTCGTGTTTGTCTCGAAGCTGCTCGACGGCGGGGCCTGCCCCTCGGCGATCAGGCTCGGGCTGCTCGCGCACCACTACCGCTCTGAGTGGGAGTGGAACGACGCCGATCTCGACACCGCCACCCGCCGCCTCGACGCGTGGAAGGCGGGCCTCGCGCGTCACAGCGATGATGCGGTGTCGTCGGCCACGGTCGTGCAGCAGCTGCGGGCCGCGCTCGCGAACGATCTTGACACGCCGGTGATGCTCGCGACCCTCGACGCTGCGCTCGATCGCGGCGTCGATGACCCCGCGCTGATCGATGCCGCGGTGCAGGCACTGCTG
- a CDS encoding undecaprenyl-diphosphate phosphatase codes for MGIFEAILLGIIQGLTEFLPISSSAHLRIASELMGIGDAGAAFTAITQLGTEAAVIVFFWRDITRIIGRWFRSLTGSVPRKDPDAMMGWWIILGTIPIVVLGLVFQDQIETTLRSLWIVAFTLIGFGILLGIADKFGRKQRDIKDLTWKRGLIYGGAQALALIPGVSRSGGTITAGLMMGYTREAAARYSFLLAIPAVFGSGFYQLFKAIKSPTDTTPMGLTMLATVVAFVIALVVIGLFMKYISKRSFMPFVVYRVLLGIVIIVLLSTGVLTADGGTAIAQTAGGAQ; via the coding sequence ATGGGAATCTTCGAGGCGATCCTCCTGGGCATTATTCAGGGGCTCACCGAGTTCTTGCCGATCTCGTCGAGCGCGCACCTGCGCATCGCGAGTGAGCTGATGGGAATTGGCGACGCAGGGGCCGCGTTTACCGCGATCACGCAACTGGGCACTGAAGCCGCGGTGATTGTGTTCTTCTGGCGCGACATCACGCGCATCATTGGCCGCTGGTTCAGGTCGCTCACCGGATCGGTGCCGCGCAAGGATCCAGACGCGATGATGGGCTGGTGGATCATTCTGGGCACCATTCCCATTGTGGTGCTGGGCCTCGTGTTCCAAGACCAGATCGAGACGACGCTGCGCTCGCTGTGGATCGTGGCATTCACGCTCATCGGCTTCGGTATTCTGCTCGGCATCGCCGATAAGTTTGGCCGCAAGCAGCGCGACATTAAAGACCTCACCTGGAAGCGTGGCCTGATCTACGGCGGCGCCCAGGCCCTCGCCCTGATCCCCGGGGTATCTCGTTCTGGCGGAACGATCACCGCCGGTTTGATGATGGGGTACACCCGCGAAGCGGCCGCACGTTACTCATTCTTGCTGGCTATTCCCGCCGTCTTTGGCTCGGGTTTCTATCAGCTCTTCAAAGCCATTAAGTCACCCACTGATACCACCCCCATGGGGCTCACGATGCTCGCGACCGTTGTCGCCTTCGTGATCGCCCTCGTGGTCATCGGGCTGTTCATGAAGTACATCTCGAAGCGCAGCTTCATGCCCTTCGTGGTCTACCGAGTGCTGCTCGGCATCGTCATTATTGTGCTGCTGTCGACCGGTGTGCTCACCGCCGACGGTGGTACCGCTATCGCTCAAACCGCTGGAGGCGCACAGTGA
- a CDS encoding Rid family detoxifying hydrolase, whose product MTRTTVSDPRAPEPVGPYSHAALGGGGMLFLSGQTPIDPATGKLIDGDVAAQTHQVFANLESVLTAAGRTLDDVIKVNVYLVDMDDFAAMNSVYGTIFNTPYPARTTVAVVGLPLGARVEIELVASSGR is encoded by the coding sequence ATGACTCGAACGACTGTCTCCGACCCGCGTGCCCCTGAGCCTGTTGGGCCGTACTCGCATGCGGCACTCGGTGGTGGCGGAATGCTGTTCCTCTCAGGGCAGACACCGATCGACCCGGCAACCGGGAAGCTGATTGACGGTGATGTAGCGGCTCAAACTCACCAAGTGTTCGCAAATCTTGAATCCGTTCTCACCGCCGCTGGCCGAACACTCGATGATGTGATCAAGGTGAATGTTTATCTGGTTGATATGGATGACTTCGCGGCGATGAACAGTGTCTACGGGACGATCTTCAACACCCCCTATCCGGCCCGAACGACAGTCGCAGTGGTGGGTCTGCCGCTCGGTGCACGCGTGGAGATCGAGCTCGTCGCATCAAGCGGGCGCTAG
- a CDS encoding haloacid dehalogenase type II — MITLDSDRPSIVFDVLGTLVDQAGSLRRQTSAVTGWDEAASARVVRAWLTYVAKREREIIAGDTAFVPSHVLDAQALENLVANGMLPAEAVQPLTTAAQRLEPWPDTVEGLTRLAADATVAGLSNASRRVLTRLSESSGMRWHQVFSAEDADTYKPDPAIYRLALSVSPAGAPPPYLVAAHAWDLRAAAKAGLRTAYVPRPDGDPPAADDTFDLYAEDLLHLHAILRA; from the coding sequence ATGATCACCCTGGATTCTGACAGACCCTCGATCGTATTTGACGTCTTGGGGACTCTCGTGGATCAGGCCGGCAGCCTGCGACGGCAGACAAGCGCCGTCACCGGCTGGGACGAGGCCGCCTCAGCTCGAGTCGTGCGCGCGTGGCTCACGTACGTCGCCAAGCGAGAACGCGAAATCATCGCCGGCGACACGGCTTTCGTCCCCAGCCACGTCCTGGATGCGCAGGCGCTGGAGAATTTGGTGGCGAACGGTATGTTGCCCGCTGAGGCGGTCCAACCGCTGACCACTGCCGCGCAACGCTTGGAGCCGTGGCCAGACACGGTCGAAGGCCTGACGCGGCTCGCCGCCGACGCGACTGTGGCCGGCCTGTCCAACGCCAGCCGTCGAGTACTTACCAGGCTGAGCGAAAGCTCCGGGATGCGTTGGCACCAGGTGTTTTCGGCAGAGGACGCCGATACTTATAAGCCCGACCCCGCGATCTATCGGCTCGCGCTGTCGGTCTCGCCCGCAGGCGCGCCACCGCCATATCTGGTCGCGGCGCACGCTTGGGATCTGCGCGCCGCAGCGAAAGCAGGGCTGCGCACTGCGTATGTGCCGCGGCCAGACGGCGATCCACCCGCGGCTGACGACACTTTCGACCTGTACGCCGAAGATCTCCTGCACTTGCACGCCATACTGCGCGCGTGA
- a CDS encoding Fic family protein has protein sequence MSQVNSAQPPAWPAITTEPHPWARDPTVVTSRRQSLRARGDYQAAVLPLIADLDVHLDAETLAAADDASAELARFDSEVGSITAPFASVLLRTESASSSEVEKLTSSAKQVALAELDAAKSGNARLVVGNVRAMQAALELSESINEDAIIAMQRALLYESAPEYTGKFREEPVWIGGGSISPHAASFVPPHNDRVPSLMADLVQFCARTDLPVLAHAALAHAQFETIHPFSDGNGRTGRALLHSMLRHGRLTRNVTVPVSAGLLSDTDGYFRALTSYRNGDPSPIILAFADAVFAGINNGRTLVEELQAIAAGWANTAPARRGSAGVAIRELLLRQPVITAQIVADELGVSFVSATATIERLVAAGALVQTNDYKRNRIWHTPEVLAALDRFGARARRQRP, from the coding sequence ATGTCACAGGTTAACTCCGCTCAGCCCCCAGCCTGGCCGGCGATCACCACCGAGCCGCATCCATGGGCGCGAGACCCCACGGTAGTCACCTCGCGGCGTCAGTCACTGCGTGCGCGCGGGGACTACCAGGCGGCCGTCCTGCCGCTGATCGCAGACCTAGACGTGCACCTGGACGCTGAAACACTGGCGGCTGCTGACGATGCCAGCGCGGAACTGGCGCGTTTCGATTCCGAGGTGGGTTCCATCACGGCACCGTTCGCTTCGGTGTTACTTCGTACCGAGTCAGCCTCCAGCTCCGAGGTGGAGAAACTGACCTCGAGCGCCAAGCAGGTCGCCCTGGCTGAACTGGACGCTGCCAAGTCTGGCAACGCTCGTCTGGTTGTTGGGAACGTGCGTGCGATGCAAGCCGCGCTGGAACTGAGCGAGAGCATCAACGAAGATGCGATCATCGCGATGCAGCGCGCGCTGCTGTATGAAAGCGCGCCGGAGTACACGGGCAAGTTCCGAGAGGAACCAGTATGGATCGGTGGCGGAAGCATCTCACCTCACGCGGCTTCGTTTGTACCGCCCCATAACGATCGCGTTCCTAGCCTGATGGCCGACCTCGTGCAGTTCTGCGCCCGCACTGATCTGCCCGTGCTCGCTCACGCGGCTCTGGCGCATGCCCAGTTTGAGACGATCCACCCGTTCTCTGACGGCAATGGTCGCACAGGTCGTGCGCTGTTGCACAGTATGCTCCGTCACGGCCGCCTGACCAGGAACGTCACCGTACCTGTATCGGCAGGACTCCTCAGCGATACCGACGGTTACTTCCGTGCGCTCACGAGCTACCGAAATGGCGACCCGAGCCCGATCATCTTAGCTTTCGCAGATGCCGTGTTTGCGGGCATCAACAACGGTCGCACCCTTGTCGAGGAGCTCCAGGCGATCGCCGCTGGTTGGGCTAACACGGCTCCCGCTCGACGTGGTTCCGCAGGTGTCGCCATTCGCGAGCTGCTCCTACGTCAGCCGGTCATCACGGCCCAGATTGTGGCTGACGAACTTGGTGTCTCGTTCGTCTCTGCAACGGCCACGATCGAGCGACTGGTGGCGGCTGGCGCCCTCGTCCAGACGAACGACTACAAGCGCAACCGCATTTGGCACACACCTGAAGTGCTGGCAGCACTCGATAGGTTCGGTGCGCGCGCACGTCGACAGCGACCCTGA
- a CDS encoding M20/M25/M40 family metallo-hydrolase — translation MSENTTAQELSETARIARDLIRIDTSNRGGGDANPERPAADYVAAYLTELGLAPEIFESAPGRASVVARVEGEDLTLPALVLHGHLDVVPADPAGWSVDPFAGVIKDGMLWGRGAVDMKDMDAMILTAIAEILRAGGKPRRTVILAFFADEENGGEYGASFLVNEHPELFAGAGTAISEVGGYSIDVEGQRAYLIQTGEKSLDWIRLRARGTAAHGSRVWKDNAVTRLAEAIAALGRHEWPLALCDTTSELIDALSEILGEDPQTVDPETLVLRLGKTGGFIQASLRNTSNPTVLNAGYKHNVIPDTAEALVDVRALPSEQADILDRVQRIVGDDIEIEKVHSDIGLEVPFEGELVDAMTASLKRHDPEARVLPYLLSGGTDNKSLARLGITGYGFAPLRLPADLDFPGMFHGVDERVPLDALDFGHRVLVDLLRTY, via the coding sequence ATGAGCGAAAACACCACCGCCCAGGAGCTTTCAGAGACCGCACGCATTGCGCGCGATTTGATCCGGATCGACACGTCGAACCGCGGCGGGGGAGATGCCAACCCCGAGCGCCCGGCCGCCGACTACGTTGCGGCCTATCTCACCGAGCTCGGGCTGGCCCCCGAGATCTTCGAGTCGGCGCCGGGCCGAGCGAGCGTCGTAGCGCGCGTGGAGGGCGAAGACCTAACGCTTCCCGCCCTCGTGCTGCACGGCCATCTCGACGTGGTGCCCGCAGACCCCGCGGGCTGGAGCGTTGATCCGTTCGCCGGCGTCATTAAGGACGGCATGCTGTGGGGCCGTGGCGCCGTAGACATGAAGGACATGGACGCCATGATCCTTACCGCGATCGCCGAGATTTTGCGCGCGGGCGGCAAGCCCCGCCGCACGGTGATCCTCGCGTTCTTTGCTGATGAGGAGAACGGCGGCGAGTACGGCGCCAGCTTCCTCGTCAACGAGCACCCTGAACTCTTCGCCGGCGCCGGCACTGCCATCAGTGAGGTCGGCGGCTACTCGATCGACGTTGAAGGTCAGCGCGCCTACCTGATTCAGACGGGTGAGAAGTCGCTCGATTGGATCAGGCTGCGTGCCCGCGGCACCGCCGCACACGGCTCGCGCGTGTGGAAAGACAACGCGGTGACGCGCCTCGCCGAGGCGATTGCGGCGCTCGGCCGTCACGAGTGGCCGCTCGCCCTGTGCGACACCACCAGCGAGCTGATCGACGCGCTCTCTGAGATTTTGGGGGAGGACCCGCAGACGGTCGACCCCGAAACGCTGGTGCTGCGCCTGGGCAAAACCGGCGGTTTCATTCAGGCCAGCCTGCGCAACACGAGCAACCCGACCGTGCTCAACGCTGGCTACAAGCACAACGTCATTCCCGACACGGCCGAGGCGCTCGTTGACGTGCGCGCCCTGCCCAGCGAACAGGCCGACATTCTCGACCGGGTGCAGCGCATCGTGGGCGACGACATTGAGATCGAAAAGGTGCACTCAGACATTGGGCTCGAGGTTCCTTTCGAGGGCGAGCTCGTTGACGCGATGACCGCTAGCCTGAAGCGTCACGACCCCGAGGCACGCGTGCTGCCCTACCTGCTGTCTGGCGGCACCGACAATAAGTCGCTCGCGCGCCTGGGCATCACCGGCTATGGCTTCGCCCCGCTCAGGCTGCCGGCAGATCTCGACTTCCCCGGCATGTTCCACGGCGTCGATGAGCGGGTGCCGCTTGACGCGCTCGACTTCGGTCACCGTGTGCTCGTCGATCTGCTGCGCACCTACTAG
- a CDS encoding EamA family transporter, producing the protein MTSAAKRTAVTGFLLAVGSAASFALSGIFASSLMTAGWSAGAAATARISVAAAVLLVPTLLALRGQWHQVLRAWKPILLFGLLAIVACQLAYFLAVEFIAPSLALLIEFMGPVLLMLWIWARSRVSPPPLTLVGAAIAVVGLVTLSGLASGGALHPLGIIFALVAAVGNAAYYAAGASSNHGIAPLPFVGLGLLVAAIGLGIVCAVGILPFTITNVAPVVAGVELSPALVVAAMALISTVIAYVLGVSASRRLGATVASFTGYSEPMFGIVWTIVLLAIVPTGTQWLGAALILAGVVTVKLGEMRAVQRRVTVP; encoded by the coding sequence ATGACAAGTGCGGCGAAACGTACCGCGGTAACCGGGTTCTTGCTTGCCGTGGGATCGGCGGCAAGCTTTGCGCTGTCGGGAATCTTCGCGAGCTCGCTGATGACGGCGGGGTGGTCTGCGGGAGCGGCGGCTACCGCCCGCATCTCGGTCGCCGCCGCGGTGCTGCTGGTGCCCACCCTGCTCGCGCTGCGTGGCCAGTGGCATCAGGTGCTGCGCGCGTGGAAACCTATTTTGTTGTTCGGTTTGCTCGCGATTGTTGCCTGCCAGCTCGCCTACTTTCTGGCGGTCGAGTTCATTGCCCCGAGCCTCGCGCTGCTCATTGAGTTCATGGGCCCGGTACTGCTGATGCTGTGGATCTGGGCGCGCAGCCGTGTCTCGCCCCCGCCGCTCACCCTCGTGGGGGCCGCGATCGCAGTGGTGGGGCTCGTCACGCTCTCGGGCTTGGCCTCGGGCGGTGCGCTGCACCCGCTCGGCATCATCTTTGCGCTCGTCGCCGCGGTCGGTAACGCCGCTTATTATGCGGCCGGCGCGTCTTCCAACCACGGTATTGCGCCGCTCCCCTTCGTGGGGCTCGGGCTGTTGGTTGCCGCCATTGGCCTTGGCATCGTGTGCGCGGTGGGCATTCTTCCCTTTACCATCACGAACGTTGCCCCGGTGGTGGCGGGCGTCGAGCTGTCGCCCGCGCTGGTGGTTGCGGCGATGGCGCTGATCTCAACGGTGATCGCCTACGTGCTGGGTGTCTCAGCGTCACGCCGGCTGGGCGCGACGGTCGCAAGCTTCACCGGCTACTCAGAGCCCATGTTTGGCATTGTGTGGACCATCGTGCTGCTCGCCATCGTGCCCACCGGCACCCAGTGGTTGGGGGCCGCGCTGATTCTCGCCGGCGTGGTCACCGTCAAACTCGGTGAAATGCGTGCGGTGCAGCGCCGGGTCACTGTGCCGTGA
- a CDS encoding helix-turn-helix transcriptional regulator, whose amino-acid sequence MINARNLAPIDSRLKRGFVEVGMRGWYMILGLTAQQVAERAGITRDTLRKIETGDPGVSFRNVTQVLRALGVLDQTVEAIDLLGSDIVRLCAGSLTKKRAR is encoded by the coding sequence GTGATCAACGCCAGAAACCTCGCGCCGATCGATTCGCGCCTGAAGCGGGGGTTCGTCGAGGTGGGGATGCGGGGGTGGTACATGATACTCGGCTTGACAGCGCAGCAGGTAGCCGAGCGCGCCGGCATCACGCGCGACACTCTGCGCAAAATCGAGACCGGGGATCCGGGCGTAAGCTTCCGCAACGTCACTCAGGTGCTTCGGGCGCTCGGCGTGCTCGACCAAACCGTCGAAGCAATCGACCTGCTCGGCAGCGACATCGTCAGGTTGTGTGCCGGAAGCCTCACGAAGAAGCGCGCGCGATGA
- a CDS encoding Clp protease N-terminal domain-containing protein: MNKLVRAAQTSQSLSLAAMEEASRLGLREADIDHLFLALVINDQSAGHALRELGIDIDSARLAVEEQRNAQLTSLGIEASFPEAGRIVFQETDGYEWTLRARNLIAKSSSKGKPGDAASVLRELVAEPSGLITDILGRLGTTSDVLIECLDRVDSPSMKSMPAAATAKGRLTGATETFVSASLDEVWVFLTDPARIPEWEPSIGVLDQTSQEVTPGTTWEGFAPATYPDGKPVKIKPQFRRRSVELIAIHQPDRIAWSFGYPDVAQGNSVLTEFALVNAVGGTQVRISRSWSRRQGWRGLVAWPLRPIQKFLVWITLFQTGSAISRAFR, translated from the coding sequence ATGAACAAACTCGTCCGCGCCGCTCAAACCAGCCAATCGCTTTCCCTGGCCGCCATGGAGGAAGCATCCCGGCTCGGGCTCCGCGAAGCCGATATCGACCACCTGTTCCTCGCATTGGTCATCAACGACCAGTCCGCCGGCCACGCACTGCGCGAGCTGGGTATCGACATTGATAGCGCCCGTCTCGCCGTCGAGGAACAACGCAATGCACAGCTGACCTCACTCGGCATCGAGGCGTCATTCCCCGAGGCCGGGCGCATCGTGTTCCAGGAGACAGATGGGTATGAGTGGACTCTTCGTGCTCGGAACCTCATCGCGAAGTCCAGCAGCAAAGGCAAGCCAGGCGACGCTGCCAGCGTTCTCCGGGAACTCGTCGCAGAACCTAGCGGTCTGATCACAGATATCCTCGGCCGCCTCGGCACGACTTCCGATGTGCTCATCGAATGCCTCGATCGGGTCGACTCGCCCTCGATGAAGTCCATGCCGGCCGCAGCGACAGCGAAGGGGCGGCTCACGGGAGCGACTGAGACTTTCGTATCCGCATCGCTGGACGAGGTGTGGGTATTCCTCACAGATCCCGCACGCATCCCCGAGTGGGAACCGAGCATCGGCGTCCTCGATCAAACCAGTCAAGAAGTAACGCCAGGTACAACCTGGGAGGGCTTTGCACCCGCAACGTATCCAGACGGCAAGCCTGTGAAAATCAAGCCTCAGTTTCGTCGACGCAGTGTTGAGCTCATCGCAATTCACCAACCGGACAGGATCGCATGGAGCTTCGGATATCCCGACGTCGCACAAGGCAATTCGGTTCTGACTGAATTCGCCTTGGTGAACGCGGTCGGTGGCACACAGGTACGGATCAGTAGGTCCTGGTCGCGACGCCAAGGGTGGCGAGGACTTGTCGCTTGGCCGCTGCGTCCAATCCAGAAGTTCCTGGTGTGGATCACCCTATTCCAGACCGGCAGCGCGATCAGCCGAGCATTTCGCTAA
- a CDS encoding SMI1/KNR4 family protein has translation MILIEDWRPPIVEMVMTKQNLAAWDPNELFPNHLPEVAATEELIHQVEQALTVRLDKEHRGFLGFADGWNCFHQEVTLLGTTGLVAGDLRDTAFEAFEYAPEFLEELGRSTEELLPIAASNEQGDVFVMLIEDGVVAPKVFWIAEGELIDTFDSFGQYFVSMIEYTKRRIAKMQVEVRAAE, from the coding sequence ATGATCCTGATCGAAGACTGGCGTCCGCCGATTGTCGAGATGGTGATGACGAAACAGAACCTGGCCGCGTGGGATCCGAACGAATTATTCCCCAACCACCTGCCCGAGGTGGCGGCGACCGAGGAGCTGATCCACCAGGTGGAACAAGCGCTGACGGTGCGCCTTGATAAAGAGCATCGCGGCTTTCTTGGTTTCGCTGACGGCTGGAATTGTTTCCATCAGGAAGTGACTTTGCTCGGTACCACCGGATTAGTCGCAGGAGACCTCCGCGACACAGCATTCGAGGCATTCGAATACGCGCCAGAATTCTTGGAAGAACTCGGGAGATCAACCGAGGAACTTCTGCCGATCGCTGCCAGTAACGAGCAGGGTGACGTGTTCGTGATGTTGATCGAGGACGGCGTCGTCGCACCCAAGGTGTTCTGGATTGCTGAGGGTGAGCTCATCGATACTTTCGATAGCTTCGGCCAATACTTCGTCAGTATGATCGAATACACGAAGCGCCGGATTGCCAAAATGCAGGTGGAAGTGAGAGCTGCTGAATGA
- a CDS encoding helix-turn-helix transcriptional regulator: MMGREKVGVLGVARDALEVLGGQIRIARIERGWTQKHLGSVCGASERTISMIERGHPSVAIGNVLNAAVSVGVPLFQLDDPEELARIRHRGEERIALIPKRVAAQQEVPLELRDF, encoded by the coding sequence ATGATGGGGCGAGAGAAAGTTGGAGTACTCGGGGTGGCCCGGGATGCTCTTGAAGTGCTGGGTGGGCAGATCAGGATTGCTCGGATTGAGCGAGGCTGGACGCAAAAGCACCTTGGCAGTGTGTGTGGTGCATCAGAGCGCACTATCTCCATGATCGAGAGGGGACACCCTTCCGTAGCTATAGGCAACGTTCTAAACGCTGCGGTGTCAGTCGGGGTGCCCTTATTTCAGCTGGATGATCCAGAAGAACTTGCCCGTATTCGTCATCGTGGCGAGGAACGAATCGCCTTGATTCCGAAGCGTGTTGCAGCACAGCAGGAGGTGCCGCTTGAGCTCCGCGACTTCTGA